Sequence from the Flavobacterium sp. J372 genome:
TGCTTGTGTTATATTTTACAAAGATATATTTTTTATCGGGACTGTCAATTTACCCGTGTTATGAAGTTGTCAGGCTGAGTTTTAGTGGAGCTTAAGAATATTATCCCACATATCTCGGGTCGGTCTCCATAACGGTACCACATTCATCACAGGTGCGCAGCTTTTCTGAATTATAAAAATGCTGGTAGTGCGGAAGGAAATCCTGCTCAATATCATTCAGCTCAAAAAACACCTCGTACAGCTTATGGTTACAGTTGTCGCAAAACCAAAGCAGGCCGTCGGTAAAGCCTTTACCGGCACGCTTTCGCTCAACCACCAGTCCTATTGAGCCTTCACCCCTTACAGGCGAATGCGGTATTTTGCCAGGATGCAGGTACATATCACCGGCATGAAGCTCCATTTCTTTACGCTCGCCTTCATCCTGCACTATGACTTTAATGCTCCCTTCAAGCTGGTAAAAAAGCTCTTCAGTTTCATTATAATGGTAGTCTTTGCGTGCATTGGGGCCGGCTACAACCATCACTATATAATCATCGGCATCTTTATATATATTACGGTTGCCAACGGGCGGCTTCAGCAGGTGGCGGTTTTCGTCAATCCATTTATTAAGGTTGAAGGGCGGTGTAATTGCCATGGCTTTTATTTTAGGAACACTAAGGTAAAAGAAAAAGGCTTCCGCCGAAGTGAAAGCCTTTTGAATATTATTTCTGCTCTTTTATCAGGTAAATATATACGGGGAAGTGGTCACTAAAGCCCACTTCGCCCCGGGCGCTACGAAGCGGGTAGCCTTTGTACTGCCCGGAAGTCTGGGTAAGGAAAGCCTTATTGTAAACACCTGCCTTCCAGAAACGGAATGAACTATAATCTTTACGGATGAGAGGCTCGGTCATCAAAATCTGGTCAAAAAGGTCCCATGCATCACGATAAGCCAGTGAGCCAATACCTTTGGCTGCCATGTCTTCCATAGGGTTGTATATGCCGCCTTTTTGCACCTGCTCTTTTTGGCTTTTGCGCCAAGCACTTTCTTTATGCTGTTATTATACGGCCCGTCATTAAGGTCGCCCATGGTTATCACTTTAGCTTCCGGGTTTATCCTGTATAATGAGTCAATAATCTTTTTGTTAAGCGCAGCGGCAGCTTCACGGAAAGGGCTGCTTCTTTTTTCACCGCCTGAGCGTGATGGCCAGTGGTTTACAATAACGTGTATCTCTTCACCATCAAGCAGGCCCGTTACAAGCAGCTGGTCTCGGGTGTAAACCATACGCGTTCGGGTGTCAACCTGTACTTTGTCGTCACTCTTCTCTTCTGTAGTTTCCTTTTCTTTTTTACTTGTACTCTCTTCCTGAGAATAAATTAAAAGCGGTA
This genomic interval carries:
- a CDS encoding 3-hydroxyanthranilate 3,4-dioxygenase; amino-acid sequence: MAITPPFNLNKWIDENRHLLKPPVGNRNIYKDADDYIVMVVAGPNARKDYHYNETEELFYQLEGSIKVIVQDEGERKEMELHAGDMYLHPGKIPHSPVRGEGSIGLVVERKRAGKGFTDGLLWFCDNCNHKLYEVFFELNDIEQDFLPHYQHFYNSEKLRTCDECGTVMETDPRYVG